DNA sequence from the candidate division KSB1 bacterium genome:
TCGACGAAAGACCTAGCAGCCAGCCACAGACGTCATTTCGACCAACGGGAGAAATCTCGTTAATCTCGTCTCGTGTGTTTTTTTAGGAAGACATTAAAAAGATTTCTCGCTGGCGCTCGAAATGACTTATTAGGGTCGTTGACTTCGGTGCGTTTGTGGATATTGGGCTGAAGACAGACGGCCTGGTGCACAAAAGCCAGATGTCAAACAAGTTCGTGAAGAATC
Encoded proteins:
- a CDS encoding S1 RNA-binding domain-containing protein, which codes for MRVVDFGAFVDIGLKTDGLVHKSQMSNKFVKNPMEIVAVGDVIDVKVLNVDAEKGRIGLSMVV